GCGGACCCGCTCATCGAGGTGGTCGCGTCCTGCCGCCAAGGCGTGCCCTCCGCCGAGGTGGCCCGAACGGTGACGGAGCCGTCGGCGGCGGCGCGGCGGTAGCGGCCCGAGACCACCAGGGGGACACCGGGGAACAGCGCGCCCAGCCGGTGCGGGCTGATGGTCTCCGGATCGACGTCGACGCCGGACCAGTCGAGGGACAGCCCGGTCAGCAGCGGGGCGTTGACGCGGTGGTGGATGTGCTCCATCGCCTCGTCCAGCCGATCCTCCGACTCGACCAGCTCGAAGCGTCCCTGCCCGGCCATCGCCAGCCGGCCGAGGAAGCCGGTGTTGACGGCGCGGTCGATCCCGACGGTGTGGACCCGGATCCCGGCGAGGGCGGAGGCGGTGCGGGCGAGGATCTGGTCCTCGTTCCCGACCTGCCCGTCGGTGATCAGCACCAGCACCCGGTCGCGGTCGTCACCCGAGCGGCCCAGCAGCAGCAGGCCCTGCGCCAGCGGGGTCATCAGCTCGGTGCCGCCGCGGGCGTCCAGGCCCGCCAGGTGCTCGACCGCGCGGAACCGGTTGCGGTCGGTGGCCGGGCTCAGCCCGGCGCCCAGCTCGCGCGGCCGGAGGATCTCGTGGTCGAACGACATCACCGCGAACCGATCCCGGTCGGTGAGGGTGTCGACGATCCTGGCCGCCGCCCGTCGGGCCGCGACCATCTTCCAGCCGCCCATGCTGCCCGAACGGTCGAGGAGCAGCACCACGTCGCGCGGCCTCCCCGCCCCGCCCGTGGCGGGCGGCAGCACCGTGAGCGTGAACGTCCCCTGCTCCGGCTCCTCGGCGACGTCGGCGACGTCGATGGTGTCCGGGGTGTCCGGGGTGTCCGGGGTGAGCGTCAGGGAGGCGACGGCGGTGTCCTCGCGGGTGTAGCCGAGCCGCAGGATGAAGTCGCGGTCGAGCCGTTCGCCCGGCTGCAGCCGGACGGTCGGGCCCGAGTCGCCGCCGCCGTCTTGGGCCACCACGTGCAGGCTGGAACGGATCTCGTCGAGCGGTAGCCCGGCCGGGTCGATCGTCACCGACAACGACAGCGCGACGGGATCGGGGAACCCGGGCAGCAGCACCGGGGGGCTGATCCGTGAGGCGTCGGGCACGGCGTCCGTGTCGAGGGAGACACCGTCCCCGGCCTGCGCGTCGTTCAGCGGCGTCCCCGGGATGTAGCGGGGGGCCACCACGAGCGGGAACCGGAACGTGGCGGCGTCGTCCTCGTACGGGAGCGGCTGGTCGAGCGTGAGCCGCACCGTCACCCGCTCACCCGGGAGGATGTTGCCGACGCGCATGGTGAACACGTCCGGCCGGTCCTCCTCGGCGATCGCCGCGCGCCGTCCGGAGGCGATGGCGGCGTCGTAGTCGGCCCGCGCGGCCCCGCGCTCCTTCAACGCGCCCTCGATCACGCGGTCGGCGGCCTCCATGCGCATCCGCGTCACGGCGGCGCGATCGGGCAACGGGAAGATGTACGTCGCCTCGAGGGGCACGTCGTAGGGGTTGCGGAAGCCCTGGCTCACCTCGACGCCGGCGACCAGCCCGGTGACGTCGGCGTGCACGTCGACGGTGTCGAGCGGGAGGTTGCCCCGGTCGGTGGTCAGCGCGCCCAGCCCGGCGTCGGGAAGGGGCGGCGTCTCGCCGGGGAGTGGTTCGATGCGTACGGTCATGGCCGGCTCCCGTTCGGTTCGGTGGGGGGTGCGGGGTCGTGGGATGAGACGGGGATCAGGCCCCGTCGATGCAGTTCGCCCAGCAGGGTGCCGGCGGCCGCCCCGATGGCGTCGAGATCCGCCTCCGTGAGCGCGACGGCGTCGAGGACCAGGGTCACGCCGGGCGCCAGCCGCACCCCGGCGACGACCGAGGGCCGCCCGCCTGCCGGCGGGGCACCGGTATCCGCGATGGCCGCAGGCTGCGCCCAGAACCGCCCACGCCCTGAGTCCACCCCGACCCCCACACCCTCCCCGGGTTCGTCGGGGAGGCGGGCGATCTCGTTGAGGGTGGCGTCGGTGGCGCCGATCAGTTCGGTCTGGATCTGCGCGATGGTGCGGCCGGCGGACTGGCGTCGTTTGATCGCCACGAGTTGGAGCAGGTGGCGCCGACCGTAGAGCGCGGTGCGGCCCCGGCGGCCCGACGGCGGGTCCATCAGCCCGATCGTGGTGTACCAGCGGATCAGGCGGGTGTTGGGCACGTCGCGGACCCGGCCGTTCACCCGGACCGGTGCGTCGCCGAGCGCGGCGGTGGCCGTCTCGGCGAGCTCGGTGATCGTCCACTGGGTCTCCATGCCTCGATGGTGACACTGTAACGATGACAGTGTCAACAAGTCGCCCCGACGAGGAGCGCGGCGGATTTCGCCGTCGCCGATGTCGACAATCCCGCCGCCCGGCACACGAGGTTTTCGTAAACGATTTACTGGGAGTTGAATACCGCCGGCAAGCCCGCGATCGCCCTGGCCGTCGGCGGTGGTGCGGCAACCCGGAAGTTCTGGTCCCATCGGGTGCTACCGGATGTTCGGGCCATTTCTCGGGAGGCGGTGAATGATCAAAACGACTCGCCCATTTTGATTTATGCGATTGCCGTGTGAATGGGCATTGAAGCATTTACCGTCGGTGTATGGACGACCACGCACTGGTGGAGGCCCTGCGTTCGGGTGATCCGGGCGCGTCCGCGGCGCTCCACGACGCCCACGCCGAGCGCCTGTACCGGTATTGCTGGTTCCTCCTCCGCGACGACGGGCCCGCCGTGGGGGCGCTGCGGCAGACGCTGGTCACGGCGGTGACGGACGTCAACGCCCTGCGCGACGGCGAGGGTCTGACCCCCTGGCTCTACGCGCTGGCCCGCCGCGAGTGCGTCCGCCACCGGCCCGCCGAACCCTCCCCGCCCTCCCGGCCCGCGGAATCCCCGGAGCCCAAGGAGTCGGCCGAGGCGACCGTTGGGGACGACGTCGACCGGCGGCGGCTCCTCGCCCGGCGCGCGGTGGCCGGCATGCCCGCGTCGAGCCGCGAGACCCTCGAACTGTGGGTGCGGCACGGCCTGCCGGTCCCCGATCTCGCGGCGGTCCTCGGCCTGTCCGTGACGGAGGCCGAACAGGCCCTGGAGAACGCCCGCACGGACCTGGAGGAGTCCCTCACCGCCGAGTTCCTCGCCAAGGACGGCGCGTACGGCTGCCCCGGCAGGGCCGAGATCCTGGGGGACTTCCGGGGCGAGCTCACCGACGACCTGCGCCAGAGCCTGCTGCGGCACGCGCGCGACTGTCCGTCCTGCGGTACGTCCGGGGCGCGTTCCATCTCCCCCGGCAAGGTGTACGGCCTGCTGCCGGACGTCACGCCGCCCCCTTCGCTCCGCGCCGAACTGCTGGCGCTCCTCGCCGACGTCAAGCCCGTGGAGAACCCGGCCGCGATGACCCTGCCGGTCCGGCCGCTGCCCGTTCAGGCTCGGTCCGAGGGGCCGCCCGACCCGGAGCCCGAGGCTCCGCCCATGAGGCCCCGGCCCCGGCGTCGGCCGTCCGGGAAGGCGGTGGTGCTGGGCACCGCGACGGGCGCCGGGCTGGTCCTGGCGGCGACGTCGGTGGGTTGGGTCCTGGACGGCGCGGACTTCGGCGGGTCCGACTCCCCGGCGTCCTCGGGCGGTCGCGGGAAGTCGAGGGCGCCCGTCGCCCGACAGGTGTCGCCCACCTGGCCGTTGGGCTCCAAGGGAACGTCGGCCTCGCCCACCGCGCGCCCGAACCCCCCGACGACCCGGCGGGCCGAGCACGCCGGCCCCGGCCGGTTGACGGCCTCGCCGCGCTTCCTCGACCTGGGCGGCGACTCCATCGGAACGATCGAGCTGGCGGCCCTCGGCGGGCCGGTGATCTGGCGCTCCAGCACCGCCGGTCGGATCCTGCTGAGCCGCACCGCCGGAAGGCTGCAGGAGGGTAGCCCCGCCGTGCTCACCCTCCGAGTGGTGCGCCGCGCGCAGTCGTACGGCCAGAGCGCGGTCACGTTCCAACCCGGGGGACTCACGATCATGGTGACCTGGCGGCCCGGCATGGTCACCGGAACGCGCCCCACCCGGCCCGCGCCGACCGCGCCGGTGAAGGTGCGGCCCGGACGGCCGACCGACCGACCGACGATGGGCCGCCCGGGGAGCGGCAGGCCGACCGGCCGGACACCGCGTCCGACGCCGCCGCAGGACCGGCCGAGCAGCCCGCGCGACGAGCCGCCCTGGTCGACGAAGCCGCCCGAGCCGCCGCCGTCCCCGCGTCCGAGCCCCGCTCCGACCTGGGAGAACGACGAATCGGGTGTCTGAACGATCATTGAGGGGTAGTCAACTTCTGGGATCAGTGTGACGGAAGTTGCACACGGGGGCTGATTCAAGGGGTGACGACATTGGGTCGTTCTGCGTGCGATCCATGCCGTGGAAGATCGGCATGGACGGGCAGACGAGGACGAGGACGGGGACTGGCGGCGGGTGCGGCGCTCATGGTGGTCGCGTTAGGTCCGTGCGGGTCCGCCACGGCGTACGGCTCCTTAGGCGCGGGCGTTCAGGCCCGTGATCCGGCGCCCAGCGCGGGCGACGTGGCGCGCGGCAAGGAGGCCGTCAAGGACCGCGCCGCCGAGGTGGGGCGGCTCACGGCGCGACTGGCCGCCGCCGACGGCGAGCTGGACTCGATGGCCGTCAAGGCCGAGACGGCCGTGGAACGCTACAACGGCGAGCGCGTCAAGCTGGAACGCGCACGTGCCGCCCACGCGGCGGCGCTGCTGCGCCTCGGCGAGGCGGAACGGCAGTACGAGACCGTCCGCACCGAGACCATCGAGTTCGCCGCGGGCGCCTACCGTGCGGGCACCCTCGACCCCTGGGCCGGGCTGGTCGCCGGGCGCGGGGGCCCGCAGTGGGCCATGGACCGCGCCGAGCTCATCGAGGTGATGAGCCACCGCCGGGCCGACGTCATGCGACGCGTCGAGGCGGCCCGCGACGTCGCCGCCCTCTTCCGCTCCCAGGCCGCCGCCGCGTTGCGCGACCATCACGAGAGCCTTCGCCGGGCGGAGACCGCCAAGCGCGAGGCCGAGGACGCGGTGGACAAGCAGCGTTCGGCCGTCACGCGCCTCACCGCCGAGAAGCACCGCACCGAGCGTCTGCTCCACTCCGCCAGCGTCCGCGCCCGAAGGCTGGAGGACGCCCGCGAGGCCGCCTTGGAGGCCAAGCGCCTGCGCGCCCTGGCCGCCAAGACCGCACGCGAGGGCGCGGGCTCCGGCCGTGGGGCCGCAGGGCTGCTCAAGGGGTCGCGTCGTGGGGCGGCCGTGGTGCGGGCCGCGCTGCGGTGGCTCGGTACGCCGTACTCGTGGGGCGGGGGCAACGCCTACGGGCCCAGCTACGGCATCGCGCATGGCGCGCACATCAAGGGGTTCGACTGCTCGGGCCTGGCGCTCCATGCGTGGGCCCAGGTCGGGGTGAGGCTCGACCACTGGACGGGCACCCAGTGGACCTCGGGCCCTCATGTGCCGCTCAGCAGCCTGTCGCCGGGGGACCTGGTCTTCTTCGCCCACGACACCGACGACCCCGACACCATCCACCACGTGGGCATCTACCTGTCCCGAGGCCAGATGGTGGAGGCCCCTTACACGGGGGCCCGGGTCAGGATCTCCTCCATCTACCGGAGGGGCCTCATCGGGGCCACCCGCCCCGCCGGCTGACCCGCGTACGCCCGAGGACGCGTACGGGAAACGCCGGTGCCCCGAAGGGAGGGATCCCGCCGGGGCACCGTCATGGCGCGCACGCCCGGGGAGCACGCGCCCGCCCGGGGAGGCAGTGTGTTACTCGGCGTGCTCGGCCGGGTGGGCGTGGGCCGCGTGCTCGGCTCCGCGCTTGCGGGAACGCTCGATCTCGACCTCCGCCTCGACGCGACCGACCCAGCTCGCGCCCTCGACCGACTTGCCGGGCTCCAGGTCCTTGTAGACCTCGAAGAAGTGCTGGATCTCCAGCCGGTCGAACTCCGACACGTGGTGGATGTCGCGCAGGTGCTCCATCCGAGGGTCGGTCGACGGCACGCACAGCACCTTGTCGTCGCCCCCCGCCTCGTCGGTCATGCGGAACATGCCGACCGCCCGACAGCGGATCAGACACCCGGGGAACGTCGGCTCCTGAAGCAGGACCAGCGCGTCCAGGGGGTCGCCGTCCTCACCGAGGGTGTCCTCGATGAATCCGTAGTCGGCCGGGTACTGCGTCGAGGTGAAGAGCATGCGGTCCAGCCGTATCCGGCCGGTCTCGTGATCCACCTCGTACTTGTTCCGCTGACCCTTCGGGATCTCAATGGTGACGTCGAAATCCAAGATGTCCTCCGCTCCCCGCGCGGTCGCAGTGATTAGTGTCAGGGGGTGAGCGGGGGCCGCCGTGCTCCCGCTCGTAGGTGTTCCCTTATACAAGGATGTCGCACGTCCCCGCGTATCGGGGTGGCGGAGACGGGTGGTCTGGTGGCGCGGCGCAGGCTGGTCTGGACGATGGTCACGCTCTCCCTACTCCAGGTTTCGACTGCTGGAGCCGGTCTGGCAGTGGCGAACCTCACACCCCCGGACCCGGTCGAACAGCGGGCGGCGGCGGTCGCCGCCCGGGCGTCGGTGCAGGCCACGGCGTCCCTCCCCGGCATCGACCCGGACGCCCCGATCCCCGACGCCGCGACCCTGCGCGAGCGCCTCGCCGGCATCGCGGAGGGCCCCGGGCCCAAGGTCAACGCCGTCGTGATCGACGCGGAGACCCGCAAGACCCTTTTCGACCGGGGCGCCGACAGCCCAGCGACGCCCGCGTCCACCACCAAGCTCGTCACCTCCGTCGCCGCGCTGTCCGCGCTGGGGCCCGACCACCGCATCGCCACCAAGGTCGTCCAGGGCGGCGAGGGCGGCGTCGTTCTGGTCGGCGGCGGCGACCCCACGCTGACCGCTCGTCCGCCCGTCGAGGACGCCTACCCGCGCTACGCCTCGCTGGAGGATCTCGCCCGGCAGACCGCCGCCGCGCTCACCAGGGCCGGGGTCCGCGAGATCCGGGTCGACTACGACGCCTCCCTGTACGAGGGCGAACGCGAGGCGGCGGGTTGGAAGTCCAACTACCTCCCCGACGGGGAGTTGGCCCCGATGAGCGCCCTCACGGTGGACGAGGGCCGTACGGGAGTGGGGGAGACGACCCGGGTGTCGGACCCGGCCAAGTCGGCGACCCAGACGTTCGTCCGCATGCTCGACCGCGCAGGCGTGAAGGCCGAGACCGGTGAGCGGGTCACCGCCCCCCGCACCGCCGTCGCCCTGGGGACGGTGCGGTCGCCGCCGCTGTCCGCCCTGGTCGAGCACCTGATGACGGTCAGCGACAACGACGTGGCCGAGGCGGTGCTCCGGCAGGTCGCGGTCAAGCGGGGGCTGCCGGTCTCGTTCGCCGGCGGCGCCCAGGCCGTCATGGCGGAGCTGGCCCGGCTCGGCGTCGCCGAGGGCGTGCAGGTCAACGACGGCAGCGGGCTGTCCACCCGCAACCGGATCACCCCGCTGGCCCTCGCCCGGATCGCGTCCCTCGCGGCCTCGGACCGACACCCCGGGCTGCGCCCCGCGATCACGGGCATGCCCGTGGCGGGCTTCACCGGGACGCTGGCGGCCCCCCGCTACACCGACGACCGAACGGCGGCGGGCGCCGGGGTCGTCCGGGCCAAGACCGGCACCCTGTCGGGGGTCAGCACCCTCGCCGGTGTGGCCCACGACGCCGACGGACGGCTGCTGGCGTTCGCGTTCATGCTCGGCGACGGGAAGGGGCCCGTCGACCGGGGCCGCCTGGACCTGCTGGCCGCCGCCGTCGCCGCCTGCGGCTGCGGCACGGCGTCCTGAACGACACCTCCGGAAGGCCCGTTCGGGGTGTGGACCTGGACAAATGGGAGATAACCAGAACGGTTGTTCGTTGAACTCCAGTAAGGGCGCTTCCGCGCCGGGTCGGAAACTACGGTGGAGCACATGAGCGCCCAGATGATCGACTGGAACGTCGCCGTCCAGACCGGTTCCCGCCTGGTGCGGCCGGGCCCCCAGGTCAGCCCCGAAGAGGCCCGCGACGTCGTCGAGGACCTGCGCCGGCTGGCGCGGGTCGCCGAGGGCCACGTCCGCGACTTCACCGGCCTCGAAGCCGTCGGCGGCGCGGCGCACGCGACCGTCGTCGACCGCCCCGGCTGGATCCGGGCCAACGTCGATGGCTTCCGGGTCGTCCTGGAGCCGCTCATCGACCGGATGCAGGAACGCCGAGGCCCCCTGGCGGGCGGCCCGGGCGGCGCCGTCATCCAGGCCGTGGGCTCCCGCGTCACCGGCATGCAGGTCGGCGCGATCCTGGCGTACATGGCCAGCCGAGTGCTCGGCCAGTACGAGCTGTTCCTGCCGCCGGACCCGTCCGGCCAGTCGCCGACCGGGCGGCTCACCCTGGTCGCGCCCAACATCGTCCAGGTCGAGCGGGAGTTCGGCGTCGACACCCGTGACTTCCGGCTGTGGGTCTGCCTGCACGAGGAGACCCACCGCGCCCAGTTCACCGGGGTGCCCTGGCTGCGCTCGTACGTGCAGGACCAGATGACCGAGTTCCTGCTGGCCTCCGACGTCGACCCGGCGGCGATGATGGAGCGGCTGCGGCAGATCGCCGAGGCCGTCGCCGACGTCTTCCGCGGCGGCGACGAGGACCCCGACAACCCGCGCCCCGGCCTGATCGACGCCATCCAGTCCCCCGAGCAGCGCGAGATCCTCGACCGGCTCACCGCCGTGATGACCCTGGTGGAGGGCCACGGCGACTACGTGATGGACGCGGTCGGCCCCGAGGTCGTCCCCTCGGTGAAGGAGATCCGCTCCCGCTTCCAGGGCCGCCGCGACGGCGGCTCCCGCCTCGACAAGGCGATCCGCCGCCTGCTCGGCATCGACCTGAAGATGAAGCAGTACGCCGAGGGCTCCCGCTTCGTCCGGCGCACGGTGACCGAGGTGGGCATGGAGGGCTTCAACAAGGTCTGGGCCTCGCCCGACAGCCTGCCCACCCACGCGGAGATCAAGGAGCCGTCCGCCTGGATCGCGAGGGTCGTCGGCACCCGCTCCCTGGAGGCGGCCCCACCCCCCGAGGTCAGCGAAGGGTGAGCGTGCCCACGGCGCCTAGGACGGTGAGGCCCACGGGCCTACCCTTGCTCGGGTACGGGCGTACCGGGGGGTGGGCGCATGGGGCCGGATCCGGCTGTCGCCGACGTGCGGGTGGCCGTGCGGAGGGCGTTGGGCGGGTTGCCCGAGGGCGCCCGTGTCCTCGTGGCCTGTAGTGGCGGGGCCGACTCGTTGGCGCTCGCCGCAGCCGTCGCGTTCGAGGCTCCGCGTACCGGCCGGGACGCGGGCGGGGTGACGGTCGATCACGGGCTTCAGGAGGGGTCTGCGCAGGTCGCGGACTCGGTGGTCGGCGTGATGCGGGGGCTGGGGCTCGACCCTGCGGGTTCCGTTGCGGTGACCGTCGTCGGTGGTGGGGGGCCGGAGGGCGCCGCCCGGCGGGCTCGTTATGAAGCCCTGGACGGTGCGGCCGAACGGCTGGGGGCGGTCGTGTTCCTTGGGCACACCTTGGACGACCAGGCGGAGACCGTGCTGCTGGGCCTGGCTCGGGGTTCGGGGGCTCGGTCGTTGGCGGGGATGCCGCCCGAGTTCCGGCGGGGTGACGTTCGCTACGTTCGGCCGCTGCTCGGGCTGGACCGGGCCACCACCCGTAGGGCCTGCCGGGCGATGGGCTTGGAGCCCTGGGAGGACCCGCACAACGACGATCCCGCCTACACGCGCGTTCGGCTCCGGCGGGAGGCCCTGCCCGCCTTGGAGAAGGCCCTGGGGCCCGGTGTGGCCGACGCTCTGGCCCGTACGGCGCGGATGCTGCGGGACGACGTCGAGGCCCTCGACGCGCTCGCGGAGAGCGCCCACGCGGACGCCGCCGACGAAGACGGGGCGCTCGACGTCGCCGTGCTGGGGGGGTTGCCGCGCGCGGTGCGGACCCGCGTTCTGCGGACTGCGGCGGTGAGGGCCGGCAGCCCAGCGGGTACGCTCGCGGCCGTTCACGTCGACGCACTGGAACGGCTGGTCACCGACTGGCGCGGGCAACGACGGGTCGACCTGCCCGGCGGAGTGAGCGCGATCCGGCGGCGGGGAAGGCTCCTGTTCGGTCGACGTGAGGACGTGTGAACGGCGACTCTCGAGCGACGGGTGGGGTAGTGGACGACAAGGACTTGGGCGCGGACCTGGCCGGCGTGCTGATCCCGGAGGACCGGCTGCAGGCCAAGATCCGGGAGCTGGCGGCCACCGTCGACGCCGACTACGACGGGCGCGACCTGCTGCTGGTCGGCGTGCTGAAGGGCGCGGTCATGGTGATGGCCGACCTGGCCCGGGCGCTGCACTCCCCGGTGTCGATGGACTGGATGGCGGTGTCCTCGTACGGCTCGGGCACCAAGTCGTCCGGGGTGGTCCGGATCCTCAAGGACCTGGAGGCCGACATCACCGACCGACACGTGCTGATCGTCGAGGACATCATCGACTCCGGTCTGACGCTGTCCTGGCTGGTCAGCAATCTCCAGTCGCGCAACCCGGCGTCGCTGGAGATCTGCGCGCTGCTGCGCAAGCCCGAGGCGGTGCAGACCGAGATCGACGTCCGCTATGTCGGTTTCGACATCCCCAACGAGTTCGTCGTGGGGTACGGCCTCGACTACGACGAGAAGTATCGGAATCTACCCTTCGTGGGCACCCTGGCACCCCACGTGTACGGCGGCCGGGCCTAGCGCCCGCAGAGAACGGACACAAGGGAACATAGAGACCCGGCGGTACGTTGCAAGACTGGACGGTGGGTACGCCGGCCGGACCCCGGGAAGCGCGCAGGCTGCGGGTCCCGCCGGTACCGGTGTACCGTCGGTGTCTCCGGGCTTTCGCCCGGGGGTGCCGCATTGAGGGAATCCCACCCCGTCGGACCGCCGGTCCGGTGGGGACTGCAGACGCTGGTCAGGAGGGACGGGACCTCGCGAAGGGGTTGCCGGATAAATGGACGTGAAGCGCTACTTTCGCGGGCCGCTGCTGTGGATCCTGCTGTTCGGTCTCTTGGTCGCCATCGTCATGTGGGGCGTCAACCCGGGCAACCAGTACGAGGCCACCGACACCTCGAAGGTGATCTCGGCGATCAACAGCGGCCAGGTCAAGTCCGCCAAGATCATTGACAAGGACCAGCGGATCGAGGTGACCCTCGACAACGGCAAGCAGCAGAAGGCGTCGTGGGTCAGCGGTCAGGGGCTGGAACTCCAGAAGGCCCTGCAGGT
The DNA window shown above is from Thermomonospora umbrina and carries:
- a CDS encoding zinc-dependent metalloprotease; amino-acid sequence: MSAQMIDWNVAVQTGSRLVRPGPQVSPEEARDVVEDLRRLARVAEGHVRDFTGLEAVGGAAHATVVDRPGWIRANVDGFRVVLEPLIDRMQERRGPLAGGPGGAVIQAVGSRVTGMQVGAILAYMASRVLGQYELFLPPDPSGQSPTGRLTLVAPNIVQVEREFGVDTRDFRLWVCLHEETHRAQFTGVPWLRSYVQDQMTEFLLASDVDPAAMMERLRQIAEAVADVFRGGDEDPDNPRPGLIDAIQSPEQREILDRLTAVMTLVEGHGDYVMDAVGPEVVPSVKEIRSRFQGRRDGGSRLDKAIRRLLGIDLKMKQYAEGSRFVRRTVTEVGMEGFNKVWASPDSLPTHAEIKEPSAWIARVVGTRSLEAAPPPEVSEG
- a CDS encoding MerR family transcriptional regulator, with translation METQWTITELAETATAALGDAPVRVNGRVRDVPNTRLIRWYTTIGLMDPPSGRRGRTALYGRRHLLQLVAIKRRQSAGRTIAQIQTELIGATDATLNEIARLPDEPGEGVGVGVDSGRGRFWAQPAAIADTGAPPAGGRPSVVAGVRLAPGVTLVLDAVALTEADLDAIGAAAGTLLGELHRRGLIPVSSHDPAPPTEPNGSRP
- the hpt gene encoding hypoxanthine phosphoribosyltransferase, with protein sequence MDDKDLGADLAGVLIPEDRLQAKIRELAATVDADYDGRDLLLVGVLKGAVMVMADLARALHSPVSMDWMAVSSYGSGTKSSGVVRILKDLEADITDRHVLIVEDIIDSGLTLSWLVSNLQSRNPASLEICALLRKPEAVQTEIDVRYVGFDIPNEFVVGYGLDYDEKYRNLPFVGTLAPHVYGGRA
- the dacB gene encoding D-alanyl-D-alanine carboxypeptidase/D-alanyl-D-alanine endopeptidase, encoding MAETGGLVARRRLVWTMVTLSLLQVSTAGAGLAVANLTPPDPVEQRAAAVAARASVQATASLPGIDPDAPIPDAATLRERLAGIAEGPGPKVNAVVIDAETRKTLFDRGADSPATPASTTKLVTSVAALSALGPDHRIATKVVQGGEGGVVLVGGGDPTLTARPPVEDAYPRYASLEDLARQTAAALTRAGVREIRVDYDASLYEGEREAAGWKSNYLPDGELAPMSALTVDEGRTGVGETTRVSDPAKSATQTFVRMLDRAGVKAETGERVTAPRTAVALGTVRSPPLSALVEHLMTVSDNDVAEAVLRQVAVKRGLPVSFAGGAQAVMAELARLGVAEGVQVNDGSGLSTRNRITPLALARIASLAASDRHPGLRPAITGMPVAGFTGTLAAPRYTDDRTAAGAGVVRAKTGTLSGVSTLAGVAHDADGRLLAFAFMLGDGKGPVDRGRLDLLAAAVAACGCGTAS
- a CDS encoding VIT domain-containing protein, with protein sequence MTVRIEPLPGETPPLPDAGLGALTTDRGNLPLDTVDVHADVTGLVAGVEVSQGFRNPYDVPLEATYIFPLPDRAAVTRMRMEAADRVIEGALKERGAARADYDAAIASGRRAAIAEEDRPDVFTMRVGNILPGERVTVRLTLDQPLPYEDDAATFRFPLVVAPRYIPGTPLNDAQAGDGVSLDTDAVPDASRISPPVLLPGFPDPVALSLSVTIDPAGLPLDEIRSSLHVVAQDGGGDSGPTVRLQPGERLDRDFILRLGYTREDTAVASLTLTPDTPDTPDTIDVADVAEEPEQGTFTLTVLPPATGGAGRPRDVVLLLDRSGSMGGWKMVAARRAAARIVDTLTDRDRFAVMSFDHEILRPRELGAGLSPATDRNRFRAVEHLAGLDARGGTELMTPLAQGLLLLGRSGDDRDRVLVLITDGQVGNEDQILARTASALAGIRVHTVGIDRAVNTGFLGRLAMAGQGRFELVESEDRLDEAMEHIHHRVNAPLLTGLSLDWSGVDVDPETISPHRLGALFPGVPLVVSGRYRRAAADGSVTVRATSAEGTPWRQDATTSMSGSASATSIWARAHLRDLEDRYAVIGTSDLERRIVDTSLRFNVLCRFTAFVAVDSRVAAEGGPSHRVVQPVEQPSGWATEQSPPMPVMPAPMMPAYGGPPPPPRMASPMSAPSGPPMPAYGGPSRAASYDAEDLDVPDFMSGGAPLPPSPRPAPARRSRVGAAARPTPTADDLPALIKAELDGLLALAGAPGPERWRHLSDLRSRLTGLIEIARAESGPADRLTALADSLKVTDDPAEQSRLEELWTLTVQELTACTGDGGTGRRSFWKRPG
- the tilS gene encoding tRNA lysidine(34) synthetase TilS — protein: MGPDPAVADVRVAVRRALGGLPEGARVLVACSGGADSLALAAAVAFEAPRTGRDAGGVTVDHGLQEGSAQVADSVVGVMRGLGLDPAGSVAVTVVGGGGPEGAARRARYEALDGAAERLGAVVFLGHTLDDQAETVLLGLARGSGARSLAGMPPEFRRGDVRYVRPLLGLDRATTRRACRAMGLEPWEDPHNDDPAYTRVRLRREALPALEKALGPGVADALARTARMLRDDVEALDALAESAHADAADEDGALDVAVLGGLPRAVRTRVLRTAAVRAGSPAGTLAAVHVDALERLVTDWRGQRRVDLPGGVSAIRRRGRLLFGRREDV
- a CDS encoding inorganic diphosphatase — protein: MDFDVTIEIPKGQRNKYEVDHETGRIRLDRMLFTSTQYPADYGFIEDTLGEDGDPLDALVLLQEPTFPGCLIRCRAVGMFRMTDEAGGDDKVLCVPSTDPRMEHLRDIHHVSEFDRLEIQHFFEVYKDLEPGKSVEGASWVGRVEAEVEIERSRKRGAEHAAHAHPAEHAE
- a CDS encoding NlpC/P60 family protein; translated protein: MVVALGPCGSATAYGSLGAGVQARDPAPSAGDVARGKEAVKDRAAEVGRLTARLAAADGELDSMAVKAETAVERYNGERVKLERARAAHAAALLRLGEAERQYETVRTETIEFAAGAYRAGTLDPWAGLVAGRGGPQWAMDRAELIEVMSHRRADVMRRVEAARDVAALFRSQAAAALRDHHESLRRAETAKREAEDAVDKQRSAVTRLTAEKHRTERLLHSASVRARRLEDAREAALEAKRLRALAAKTAREGAGSGRGAAGLLKGSRRGAAVVRAALRWLGTPYSWGGGNAYGPSYGIAHGAHIKGFDCSGLALHAWAQVGVRLDHWTGTQWTSGPHVPLSSLSPGDLVFFAHDTDDPDTIHHVGIYLSRGQMVEAPYTGARVRISSIYRRGLIGATRPAG
- a CDS encoding RNA polymerase sigma factor, which translates into the protein MDDHALVEALRSGDPGASAALHDAHAERLYRYCWFLLRDDGPAVGALRQTLVTAVTDVNALRDGEGLTPWLYALARRECVRHRPAEPSPPSRPAESPEPKESAEATVGDDVDRRRLLARRAVAGMPASSRETLELWVRHGLPVPDLAAVLGLSVTEAEQALENARTDLEESLTAEFLAKDGAYGCPGRAEILGDFRGELTDDLRQSLLRHARDCPSCGTSGARSISPGKVYGLLPDVTPPPSLRAELLALLADVKPVENPAAMTLPVRPLPVQARSEGPPDPEPEAPPMRPRPRRRPSGKAVVLGTATGAGLVLAATSVGWVLDGADFGGSDSPASSGGRGKSRAPVARQVSPTWPLGSKGTSASPTARPNPPTTRRAEHAGPGRLTASPRFLDLGGDSIGTIELAALGGPVIWRSSTAGRILLSRTAGRLQEGSPAVLTLRVVRRAQSYGQSAVTFQPGGLTIMVTWRPGMVTGTRPTRPAPTAPVKVRPGRPTDRPTMGRPGSGRPTGRTPRPTPPQDRPSSPRDEPPWSTKPPEPPPSPRPSPAPTWENDESGV